The following proteins are encoded in a genomic region of Maylandia zebra isolate NMK-2024a linkage group LG1, Mzebra_GT3a, whole genome shotgun sequence:
- the styx gene encoding serine/threonine/tyrosine-interacting protein — translation MWSLKTNCTVCSANPAARKHRYRARSRAGGGRMVSRMDEDNKLQFPSLPDTKEDLLDWAYPMRRDMQEILPGLFLGPYSSAMKSKLPILERHGITHIVCVRQDIEANFIKPNFPHMFRYLVLDIADNPVENIIRFFPMTKEFIDGCLATEGKVLVHGNAGISRSAALVIAYLMETFGMKYREAFSHVQERRFCINPNVGFVHQLQEYEAIYLAKLTIKRMSVQLDRPFSLQAGMPGSRKRSLEEDEDFGGMQVTAAQNG, via the exons ATGTGGAGCCTCAAAACAAATTGTACCGTTTGTTCAGCTAACCCCGCCGCGAGGAAACATCGATACCGCGCGCGAAGTCGGGCCGGCGGTGGCCGAATGGTCAGCAGGATGGACGAGGACAACAAACTTCAGTTTCCGTCTCTGCCCGATACCAAGGAGGACCTTCTG GATTGGGCGTATCCGATGAGACGAGATATGCAG GAGATTTTACCAGGACTGTTTTTAGGTCCCTACTCTTCTGCGATGAAAAGCAAG CTGCCAATTCTCGAAAGACACGGCATAACGCACATTGTGTGCGTCCGCCAAGACATTGAAGCCAATTTTATCAAACCTAATTTCCCTCACATGTTTAG ATACCTTGTGTTAGATATTGCTGACAATCCAGTGGAAAATATAATCCGCTTTTTTCCTATG aCTAAAGAATTCATTGATGGCTGCTTAGCAACAGAAG GAAAAGTACTGGTTCATGGTAATGCAGGGATATCAAGAAG TGCTGCCTTAGTGATTGCATATCTTATGGAAACATTCGGTATGAAATACAG GGAAGCATTCAGCCATGTTCAGGAGAGGAGGTTTTGCATTAATCCCAATGTGGGCTTTGTGCATCAGCTACAG GAATATGAAGCAATCTACCTAGCCAAACTGACCATTAAAAGGATGTCGGTGCAGTTGGACAGGCCGTTCTCACTACAAGCTGGGATGCCAG